Part of the Sodalinema gerasimenkoae IPPAS B-353 genome is shown below.
AACGTCTGCCAAAGGGCGGTTTAATGGTGTTTGACCTGGGATTCTTTAAGTTTCCTTGGTTTGATGCCTTTAGCGATTCGGGCAAGTTCTTTGTGACTCGCTTGCGGGAGAAAACCGCTTACAAGAATCTCAAGGTACTCGGTCAAAACCGTTACGTTCGTGACGAACTGATAGATTTAGGGCAATACCGCTCTAATCCTTGTCACCATCCCGTGCGTCTGGTGTCCGTCTCTTGGGAGGGAACCATCTACCGCTATTTGACCAATGTCACTGACCCCGAGGTCTTGTCCGCCCGCTACGTTAGCGAGCTTTATCGCCAACGCTGGCGCATTGAGGAGGCCTTTCTCGTGACCAAACGCTTGTTAGGTTTGGCTTACCTCTGGGTCGGTGGCTCCAATGGCATTGAAATCCAGATTTATGCCACCTGGATTTTCTATGCGGTGCTTACCGACGTCTGTTCCCAGGTCTCTGAGGCTTTACATGAACCCATTGACCGCATTTCTCAGGAAATGGTTTTCCGCAGTCTTTACTTTTTCAGTCGCGCCCGGGAACAGGGCCGTGTTGAGGATGATGAACTCATTCCTTTTCTGGTTCAATATGCCCAGTCCTTCGGACTGGTTAAAGCTAGGCGTAAGCGCCAACGAAAGAAAGATGCTATCTCCCGTCAGGTCTGGTCTCACCCCTTAACTTGACACCAGTGACCCTTGTGGTCGCCCTCCCTAATTTGAGTTTGGAGGCGATACGGGAGATGTTGGATATTACTCAAGTGCGTGTTCAGGATACACAGTTTTATAAGGATGTGTTCCAGAAGGGACAGGAGCAAGGTTTAGAACAGGGTTTGGAACGGGGAGAGTCTGAACTGTTGCTGCGTCTGTTGACTCGGCGCTGTGGGGAGCTGTCTGAGGAGCAGCGGCAACGGGTTAAGGACTTGTCGGCACCTCAGCGGGAGGCACTGGCGGAGGCGTTGTTGGAGTTTAAGGGGATGGAGGATTTTCAGGCTTGGTTGCAGTAGTCGTCTGTCTAGAGTCGTTCGAGAATGCCGGGAGGTTCGGTTGTGAGTCGAGAAACATCAGTGACGTTGAAACTCATGCCAATTTTGGAAAATGGAGATCGCCTCACTCGGACGGAGTTCGAGCGACGCTATCGGTTGTTGCCAGAGGTGAAGAAGGCGGAATTAGTCGAAGGGGTGGTTTATATGGCATCGCCAGTTCGTTATCAGCAACATGGAAAACCCCACAGTCAAATTATCACCTGGCTGCAAGTTTATACTGCTGCCACCCCAGGGGTTGAGGTGGCGGACAATACAACAGTTCGTCTGGACTTGGACAATGAACCTCAACCCGATGCGCTCTTGCGCCTTGATGAGGGGGTGGGGGGACGCTCTCGGATTAGCGAGGACGACTATCTTGAGGGTGCGCCGGAGTTGATTGTCGAGATTGCGGCGAGTACGGCATCCTACGACCTCCACGATAAGTTCCGGGCCTATCGTCGCAATGGAGTTCGGGAGTATCTGGTGTGGGTGGTTCTGGAGGAGGAGTTTCGCTAGAGGAGATTTTGTGACGTCAGATACTCGGTATCTTGGCAACACCGCGTGTCGATTGGGGGATGGCGTGGGAAACTTTTGTGGGGGGATGGCGTCGGGAAAACTGATACAGTGAGAGGACGCATCTCTGCTTTCTTCGTTGGGGTGCGTTTACTGTTTGTTCTGAAGCTGGCTGCACCCTATAATAATCGCGCCGGTCTGTCATGACCCGGATAGGTGCGATTTGATTGGAGAGGTGTGCAACCCTAACCCTTGGAAGTTTGGCTGTATAGTCGTTTCAATGTTTGTTGTAGACTCGTTTAACTATGAAAGCGGTAATTTTAGCCGGTGGACTCGGGACTCGAATTAGTGAGGAAACTCACCTTAAACCTAAACCAATGGTTGAAATTGGGGGGAAACCGATTCTGTGGCATATTCTAAAAATATATTCAGCACAAGGAATCAATGATTTTGTGATTTGTTGTGGTTATAAAGGCTATGTGATTAAAGAGTATTTTGCTAACTATTTTCTTCATATGTCTGATGTGACATTCGATATGAAAAATAATCATATGGAAGTGCATCAACATAAGGTTGAGCCTTGGCGTGTCACGTTGGTGGATACTGGAGAAGAAACGTTGACGGGTGGACGCTTAAAGCGGGTGAAGGATTATATTGACTCGGAAGAATGCTTTTGTTTTACTTATGGAGATGGGGTCGCGGATATTGATATTCAGGCTTCTCTCCAGTTTCATCGCAATCATGGAAAATTGGCGACGGTTACAGCGGTTCAGCCGCCCGGTCGCTATGGTGCTTTGGAAACTGAGGGAGATGAAATTCGAGGGTTTATTGAAAAACCAGAGGGTGATGGAGGTTGGATTAACGGTGGTTTTTTTGTGCTATCTCCTAAGGTTTTAGACTATATTGAGGGAGATAATACTGGCTGGGAGAGTTCCCCACTAATGAAGCTGGCCGATGAGGGAAATTTGATGGCATTTAAACATTATGGGTTTTGGCTGCCTATGGATACCCTTCGTGATAATAATCGTTTAAATGAACTTTGGAATTCTGGACAAGCTCCCTGGAGACTATGGTAAGTCACGATTTTTGGAGTAATCGCAATGTCTTAATTACAGGACATACTGGATTTAAGGGGGCTTGGTTGAGTCTTTGGTTGTCTCAACTTGGGGCTAGGGTTCATGGAATGGCTCTGGAACCACCCAGCTATCCTAGTTTCTATGAGGTTGTACAGGTTTCTCAACTCTTGAAGTCAGATTTGCGGGTTGATATTCGAGATGGAGACGCTGTGGCTAGACAGATTGGAGAAATTCAGCCCGAGGTAATTTTTCATCTGGCGGCTCAACCTTTAGTGTCTTATGGGTATCAGCAGCCTATTGAGACCTATGCGACTAATGTTATGGGAACCCTTCATGTTTTGGAGGCTTCCCGACAAACCCCGTCTGTCCAGGCAATGGTTGTGGTGACGACGGATAAGTGTTACGACAATCGAGAGTGGGTTTATCCCTATCGAGAAACGGATCGGTTAGGGGGGGCAGACCCCTATAGTAATAGTAAGGCTTGTGCGGAGTTGGTTGTGTCTGCTTATCGGCAAAGCTTTTTTTCGCCTCTGTCGCTAGATTCTGCCGTGGCTGTGGCGACGGCTCGTGCTGGGAATGTGATTGGGGGCGGTGACTGGGCGGACAATCGCTTGATTCCGGATTGTATTCGCGCATTTCAGTCGGGGAAACCGGTTACGTTGCGCTATCCCCAGGCTGTTCGCCCGTGGCAACATGTTTTAGAACCATTGTGGGGCTATCTGAGTTTGGCGGAGTCTTTGTTGGGGGAACGGTCACAGGAGTTTTGCCAAGGCTGGAACTTTGGGCCGGATGTGAGAGATTCGTTGAGTGTGGGTGAGGTGGCTTCGTTAGCGGCTCAACTCTGGGGTGATGGGGCTGAG
Proteins encoded:
- a CDS encoding IS4 family transposase, which codes for MPKKTYHKPGNPDFRRHRSVPGPVNRTIEQRLFEMLSPGTFASLKSVSNKGRRLRERTLTLPVMTAIVLSLVYRQMTGLSEVLRTLEQEGLFWVKAQRISKQALSQRLQSLPAHLFASLLEQVIERLNQSSAPGEVSPFWRPVRSKFPAIWLADGSTLEALKKKLHRHRGKKATSPLAGKMMMMVDAFNHRPQAAWYSPEAQSNDKLWTDSLLERLPKGGLMVFDLGFFKFPWFDAFSDSGKFFVTRLREKTAYKNLKVLGQNRYVRDELIDLGQYRSNPCHHPVRLVSVSWEGTIYRYLTNVTDPEVLSARYVSELYRQRWRIEEAFLVTKRLLGLAYLWVGGSNGIEIQIYATWIFYAVLTDVCSQVSEALHEPIDRISQEMVFRSLYFFSRAREQGRVEDDELIPFLVQYAQSFGLVKARRKRQRKKDAISRQVWSHPLT
- a CDS encoding DUF4351 domain-containing protein — its product is MTLVVALPNLSLEAIREMLDITQVRVQDTQFYKDVFQKGQEQGLEQGLERGESELLLRLLTRRCGELSEEQRQRVKDLSAPQREALAEALLEFKGMEDFQAWLQ
- the rfbF gene encoding glucose-1-phosphate cytidylyltransferase, giving the protein MKAVILAGGLGTRISEETHLKPKPMVEIGGKPILWHILKIYSAQGINDFVICCGYKGYVIKEYFANYFLHMSDVTFDMKNNHMEVHQHKVEPWRVTLVDTGEETLTGGRLKRVKDYIDSEECFCFTYGDGVADIDIQASLQFHRNHGKLATVTAVQPPGRYGALETEGDEIRGFIEKPEGDGGWINGGFFVLSPKVLDYIEGDNTGWESSPLMKLADEGNLMAFKHYGFWLPMDTLRDNNRLNELWNSGQAPWRLW
- the rfbG gene encoding CDP-glucose 4,6-dehydratase is translated as MVSHDFWSNRNVLITGHTGFKGAWLSLWLSQLGARVHGMALEPPSYPSFYEVVQVSQLLKSDLRVDIRDGDAVARQIGEIQPEVIFHLAAQPLVSYGYQQPIETYATNVMGTLHVLEASRQTPSVQAMVVVTTDKCYDNREWVYPYRETDRLGGADPYSNSKACAELVVSAYRQSFFSPLSLDSAVAVATARAGNVIGGGDWADNRLIPDCIRAFQSGKPVTLRYPQAVRPWQHVLEPLWGYLSLAESLLGERSQEFCQGWNFGPDVRDSLSVGEVASLAAQLWGDGAEIQVTAPGYHEARTLQLDSSQAQARLGWRPQWSLFEAMKETISWYSAWSKGADMRQVSLETIADYEELLRGT